A window of Mixophyes fleayi isolate aMixFle1 chromosome 10, aMixFle1.hap1, whole genome shotgun sequence contains these coding sequences:
- the OSGIN1 gene encoding oxidative stress-induced growth inhibitor 1, translating into MSRRLEEYTTNRRSPLPVVIIGNGPSGICLSYLLSGYTPFVKEGAVHPNPLLQRKLEEFPDIPITQQDLEYLSEGLEGRSNSPAALLFDTLLKPDTDFLGDVDSVLSWTLRPDRAIPHLVLGRGPTGGAWSAIEESMITLSRGDWMGLPDLSFKDWMRMKRRNLRNDRSTAGDILNYYQYYVKNKGLEDNFVSGVVVTSVVKMNEKFGNEIIWCHSDCKEENTQEKRMFKVSGFIQNDSGSKKNFCLYAENVVLATGTYDSPSWLGIQGEDLPFVSHQISALEEAVKAKRVHQDSDPVLIVGAGLSAADAILLAHHYNIPVIHAFRRLVNDPALIFNQLPKVMYPEYHKVHQMMKEQSVFQGGPYKGYISFPEHRAVRFNDNKKCIFRDKNGQHHAFNVSMVLILIGSNPNLSFLPKSGTNLTVDSEHPVSSRRNPLDIDPFTYECIQEKGLYAVGPLAGDYFVRFVQGGALAVASSLLKSQEKPP; encoded by the exons ATGTCTAGGCGATTAGAAGAATATACTACAAATAGGAGATCCCCCCTTCCAGTTGTTATCATAG GCAATGGTCCTTCAGGGATCTGTCTATCATACCTGTTGTCCGGTTATACTCCATTTGTCAAAGAAGGAGCTGTACATCCAAACCCTTTATTGCAAAGGAAGCTGGAAGAATTCCCCGACATTCCTATCACACAACAG GATCTGGAGTACCTGTCTGAGGGTTTGGAGGGTCGTTCCAACAGCCCAGCTGCTCTTTTGTTTGATACGCTGCTAAAGCCAGACACTGACTTTCTGGGAGATGTGGATTCTGTATTGAGCTGGACTCTAAGGCCCGACAGAGCCATTCCTCACTTGGTGCTGGGAAGAGGCCCAACAGGGGGCGCGTGGAGT gcCATTGAGGAGTCGATGATAACTCTTAGTCGTGGAGATTGGATGGGCCTCccagatttatcttttaaagacTGGATGAGGATGAAAAGAAG GAACCTTAGAAATGATAGGTCTACTGCTGGTGACATCCTGAATTATTACCAGTACTACGTAAAGAACAAAGGACTTGAGGACAATTTTGTGTCTGGTGTAGTTGTCACCTCTGTTGTAAAAATGAACGAAAAATTTGGGAATGAGATCATCTGGTGTCATTCTGACTGTAAAGAAGAGAACACACAAGAGAAGAGAATGTTTAAAGTGAGTGGATTTATCCAAAATGACTCTGGGTCCAAGAAAAATTTCTGCCTCTATGCAGAGAACGTGGTCCTGGCTACTGGAACTTATGATAGCCCGTCATGGTTGGGCATCCAAGGAGAAGACCTTCCATTTGTGTCACACCAGATTTCTGCTCTTGAGGAGGCAGTGAAAGCAAAAAGGGTTCATCAAGACTCAGATCCAGTTCTAATCGTTGGGGCAGGATTGTCTGCTGCAGATGCCATTCTGCTGGCTCATCACTACAACATCCCTGTAATTCATGCATTTAGAAGACTCGTCAATGATCCAGCACTTATCTTTAATCAGTTGCCAAAGGTCATGTACCCAGAGTACCATAAAGTGCATCAAATGATGAAGGAGCAATCCGTCTTTCAAGGAGGACCCTACAAGGGCTACATAAGCTTTCCTGAGCACCGTGCGGTTCGTTTCAATGACAATAAGAAGTGTATCTTCAGAGACAAGAATGGTCAACATCATGCTTTCAATGTCTCCATGGTCCTGATTTTAATTGGCTCCAACCCCAATTTGTCTTTTCTACCCAAAAGTGGGACAAACCTAACTGTAGACAGTGAACATCCTGTAAGCTCCAGAAGAAACCCCCTTGATATTGATCCATTCACTTACGAGTGCATTCAGGAAAAAGGACTATATGCAGTAGGACCTCTGGCTGGTGACTATTTTGTGCGCTTTGTTCAAGGAGGAGCATTGGCTGTTGCAAGCTCTCTGCTAAAATCTCAGGAGAAGCCTCCTTAA